In the Flavobacterium sp. J372 genome, one interval contains:
- a CDS encoding HAD family hydrolase: MTDGINTLLFQSYEEFVTKIRKAKFHGLLLDYDGTLCSSEERFTAPRKEVTDKLIQFIERGIYLGVITGRGKSVRESLQSVLPEEFWNHVTIGYYNGSQIGLLTDSQLPLKENEDELFQEISSALSNNPIIQKFCKLDLRSGQLTVSIIDKGNTNIIKRILMDYTKNKFRFKVQVLESSHSIDIISAKTSKNNAIEHFRNMFADQKEIGNFLCIGDMGKYPGNDYQLLSNEFSLSVNEVSADPYTCWNLASKGVNCVEATLEYFNAIEFKDNFFKIKFSL; encoded by the coding sequence TTGACGGATGGAATTAATACCTTACTCTTCCAATCATATGAAGAGTTCGTGACCAAGATACGGAAAGCGAAATTTCATGGACTACTATTGGACTATGACGGTACTTTATGTTCATCAGAAGAGCGCTTTACCGCTCCACGTAAAGAAGTCACTGACAAATTAATTCAATTTATTGAGAGAGGTATTTACCTTGGTGTGATTACTGGACGTGGAAAATCAGTTCGTGAAAGCCTGCAATCTGTCCTCCCTGAAGAATTTTGGAACCATGTAACTATCGGCTATTATAACGGTTCACAAATTGGACTTTTGACCGACTCACAACTCCCCCTTAAAGAAAATGAAGACGAACTATTTCAGGAAATATCCAGCGCATTGAGCAATAATCCTATTATTCAAAAATTCTGTAAACTTGATTTACGAAGCGGACAACTAACAGTCTCGATTATCGATAAGGGCAATACCAATATAATTAAGAGAATTTTGATGGACTATACTAAAAACAAATTCAGGTTCAAAGTTCAGGTTTTAGAGTCGAGCCATTCTATTGATATCATCTCTGCTAAAACAAGTAAGAACAACGCAATTGAACATTTCCGTAATATGTTCGCAGATCAAAAAGAAATCGGAAATTTCTTGTGCATCGGCGACATGGGCAAATACCCAGGGAACGACTATCAACTACTATCTAATGAATTTTCCCTAAGTGTCAATGAGGTATCTGCCGATCCATATACCTGCTGGAATTTAGCGTCAAAAGGAGTTAACTGCGTAGAAGCAACCTTAGAGTACTTTAATGCTATTGAGTTCAAAGATAATTTCTTCAAAATAAAATTTTCACTATGA
- a CDS encoding SIS domain-containing protein: protein MGKPFHKELEKLNDTYRWALNTTIPNLDDMLQDLLEHPTYVIGSGGSSSACELFALHQQNLGSIARNITPLELQYIKNAIDSKTVTVLISAGGRNSDILAAFDTLISNEPRKILSLCLTIDSPLARKSKAFSVTRILEVENIAGKDGFLATNSLIAYFVIISRIFHIKPEIRNLIPNQDFLAKVGNFVSQLYPDFTLLVLYAGWGKPVAIDLESKFSEAGLGNVLVADYRNFGHGRHNWIDKKKSQTAIISITTPDEKNLADKTLALIPNDIPVFHLSTEYNLSDGSIDLLAKSFYLVEAIGQRKKLIPEDREFHPMEANFTI from the coding sequence ATGGGCAAACCATTCCATAAAGAATTAGAGAAATTAAATGATACTTACAGGTGGGCTTTAAATACGACTATTCCAAATCTTGATGATATGCTACAAGACCTGCTTGAGCATCCCACGTATGTCATAGGAAGTGGAGGTTCGTCATCGGCTTGTGAATTATTTGCTTTACATCAACAAAATCTGGGTTCCATAGCTAGGAATATTACTCCCCTCGAACTACAATATATTAAGAACGCTATTGATAGTAAAACTGTGACCGTGTTGATTAGTGCTGGGGGCAGAAATTCAGATATTCTTGCAGCATTTGACACGCTAATTTCAAACGAGCCTAGAAAAATCCTTTCCTTATGCCTCACGATAGACTCTCCCCTTGCAAGGAAAAGTAAGGCATTTTCTGTGACCAGAATATTGGAAGTTGAAAACATAGCGGGTAAGGATGGATTCCTGGCTACGAACTCTTTGATTGCTTACTTTGTAATAATCTCCAGGATATTCCACATCAAGCCTGAAATTAGAAATTTAATTCCCAACCAGGATTTTCTTGCTAAGGTCGGCAATTTCGTTTCCCAGCTCTATCCTGATTTTACCCTTTTAGTTTTGTATGCCGGCTGGGGTAAGCCGGTAGCAATAGATCTTGAATCAAAATTTTCAGAAGCGGGATTAGGAAATGTGCTGGTCGCTGACTATAGAAATTTTGGTCATGGAAGACATAACTGGATCGATAAGAAGAAAAGTCAAACAGCAATTATAAGCATAACAACCCCTGATGAAAAAAATCTGGCAGACAAAACCTTAGCCTTAATTCCAAATGACATACCTGTATTTCATTTAAGTACAGAATATAACTTATCAGATGGGAGTATTGATCTGTTAGCTAAATCATTCTATCTGGTTGAAGCCATTGGCCAAAGAAAAAAATTGATCCCGGAAGACCGGGAGTTCCATCCTATGGAAGCAAACTTTACCATTTAA